One genomic segment of Candidatus Berkiella aquae includes these proteins:
- the xseA gene encoding exodeoxyribonuclease VII large subunit, with translation MLTSMDVKEEKTILTVQQLNQATRTVLETNFGTLWVKGELSGVKPHHSGHLYFTLKDEHAQIRCVMFRGQTRSLAFKPKDGLEVVLRANVTLYEQGGSYQLTVMTMEEAGEGVLQQAYLALKAKLQAAGFFSLEHKKALPRFPQCIGIITSKTAAALQDILAVLKRRYPIAPIKLYHTSVQGKTAAKDIVNAITKANSESHADVLILARGGGSLEDLWCFNEEIVAEAIFASQIPIISGIGHEVDFTIADFVADVRAPTPSVAAETATPDSQDLFRVFEQKRIRLVQACQRLLQHYALKLDSLEKQLLHPGQRLQQAILRTQHLQARMQVFMQNTLQLNQQRLASMGAHLNSVSPLGTLSRGYAIVTAVDSQHVIQDVKELTVGQVVKTKLGQGEFTSIVKEIMPNR, from the coding sequence ATGTTGACATCGATGGATGTAAAAGAAGAAAAAACCATCTTAACAGTTCAGCAGCTAAACCAAGCCACTCGTACTGTTTTAGAGACCAACTTTGGTACACTTTGGGTTAAGGGGGAGCTTTCTGGCGTAAAACCTCACCACTCTGGACATTTATATTTCACCTTAAAAGATGAACATGCACAGATCCGCTGTGTGATGTTTCGAGGCCAAACTCGATCGCTCGCTTTCAAACCCAAAGATGGGCTTGAGGTTGTCTTACGGGCAAATGTTACCCTTTATGAACAAGGCGGTTCTTATCAACTCACCGTGATGACGATGGAAGAAGCCGGTGAAGGGGTACTTCAACAAGCTTATCTTGCCCTAAAAGCAAAACTCCAAGCCGCAGGTTTTTTCTCACTAGAACATAAGAAAGCACTGCCACGTTTTCCTCAATGTATTGGGATTATTACCTCGAAAACCGCAGCTGCGCTTCAAGATATTTTAGCGGTTTTAAAACGGCGCTACCCCATTGCCCCTATTAAGCTGTATCACACCAGTGTCCAAGGAAAAACGGCAGCTAAAGATATCGTTAATGCCATCACCAAAGCCAACAGCGAAAGCCATGCGGATGTCCTTATCTTAGCGCGAGGGGGCGGCTCTTTAGAAGATCTCTGGTGTTTTAATGAAGAAATCGTGGCCGAGGCCATTTTTGCAAGTCAAATCCCGATTATCAGCGGCATTGGTCATGAAGTCGATTTTACCATTGCCGATTTTGTCGCAGATGTTAGAGCCCCTACGCCATCCGTTGCAGCAGAAACCGCAACACCTGATAGTCAAGATCTCTTTAGGGTGTTTGAACAAAAACGCATTCGACTCGTACAAGCCTGCCAACGACTATTGCAACATTATGCACTAAAGCTCGACAGTCTTGAAAAGCAATTACTGCATCCAGGGCAACGCTTGCAGCAAGCCATTTTGCGCACCCAGCATCTACAAGCCAGAATGCAAGTTTTTATGCAAAATACCTTACAACTTAACCAGCAACGACTGGCCAGTATGGGAGCACATTTAAATAGTGTCAGTCCATTAGGCACACTGAGTCGTGGTTATGCGATTGTGACAGCCGTTGATAGTCAACATGTTATCCAAGATGTGAAAGAGCTCACCGTGGGCCAAGTGGTCAAAACCAAACTCGGCCAAGGTGAATTTACTAGCATTGTTAAGGAAATAATGCCTAACCGTTAA
- the guaB gene encoding IMP dehydrogenase — protein sequence MRIIEEALTFDDVLLVPAHSAVLPKDVLLKTQLTRRIHLNVPLVSAAMDTVTEAKMAIALAQEGGIGIIHKNMSIEAQAEEIRKVKKYESGVVKDPITVSADTSIGELLRLIKAYDISGVPVVSGKDELVGIVTHRDWRFETDLNMPVARIMTPKERLVTVPEGTEMEQVIPLFREHRLEKILMVNERFQLRGLITVKDLQKAKDKPLSCKDDLGRLCVGAAVGTQKETEDRASALVEAGVDVIVVDTAHGHSQGVIERVKWFKKHFPQVQIIAGNVATADGALALVEAGADAVKVGIGPGSICTTRIVAGVGVPQVTAIFNVAKALAKHQVPVIADGGLRYSGDIAKALAAGASSVMVGSLLAGTDEAPGELILYQGRSYKTYRGMGSLGAMAQRQGSSDRYFQSIEQGEDKLVPEGIEGRVPYKGSMLNVVHQLMGGLRASMGYTGVSNIEAMRTETQFVRITNAGVRESHVHDVTITKEAPNYRAD from the coding sequence GTGCGCATTATTGAAGAAGCGTTAACGTTTGATGATGTTTTGTTGGTTCCTGCCCATTCTGCTGTCTTGCCCAAAGACGTCTTGTTAAAGACGCAGCTAACACGCCGTATCCATTTGAATGTCCCCCTGGTTTCTGCCGCAATGGATACCGTTACCGAGGCAAAAATGGCCATCGCGCTAGCGCAAGAAGGCGGCATTGGTATCATCCACAAAAACATGTCCATTGAAGCACAGGCTGAAGAAATCCGCAAAGTAAAAAAATATGAAAGCGGTGTGGTTAAAGATCCTATTACCGTCAGCGCGGACACTTCCATTGGTGAATTATTACGTCTGATCAAAGCCTATGATATTTCTGGGGTTCCAGTTGTTAGCGGCAAAGATGAGTTAGTTGGTATAGTTACCCATAGAGACTGGCGCTTTGAAACCGATTTAAATATGCCGGTTGCACGTATTATGACGCCTAAAGAACGTTTAGTGACCGTGCCTGAAGGAACAGAAATGGAACAAGTGATTCCATTGTTCCGTGAACATCGTCTTGAAAAAATCTTAATGGTCAATGAGCGTTTCCAATTAAGAGGCTTAATTACCGTTAAAGATTTACAAAAAGCAAAAGATAAACCCTTATCCTGTAAAGATGATCTCGGTCGTTTGTGCGTTGGTGCTGCCGTCGGTACGCAAAAAGAAACAGAAGATAGGGCTTCTGCTTTAGTTGAAGCAGGGGTCGATGTGATTGTTGTCGATACGGCACATGGTCATTCCCAAGGGGTGATTGAACGCGTTAAATGGTTTAAAAAGCATTTCCCTCAAGTACAAATTATCGCCGGTAATGTTGCCACAGCAGATGGCGCTTTAGCGTTAGTTGAAGCCGGTGCTGATGCGGTGAAAGTGGGTATTGGCCCAGGCTCTATTTGCACAACCCGTATTGTTGCAGGTGTTGGGGTGCCACAGGTTACCGCTATTTTTAATGTGGCTAAAGCACTTGCCAAACATCAAGTTCCAGTCATTGCGGACGGCGGTTTGCGTTATTCTGGTGACATTGCAAAAGCGCTTGCCGCTGGCGCATCTTCTGTCATGGTTGGCAGCTTATTAGCGGGTACCGATGAAGCCCCAGGCGAACTTATTTTATATCAAGGCCGTTCCTATAAAACCTATCGAGGAATGGGATCATTAGGTGCAATGGCACAACGCCAAGGTTCCAGTGATCGTTATTTCCAATCCATCGAACAAGGTGAAGACAAACTGGTCCCTGAAGGCATTGAAGGCCGTGTTCCTTACAAGGGAAGCATGCTAAACGTTGTTCACCAATTGATGGGGGGCTTACGTGCCAGCATGGGTTACACCGGGGTTTCTAATATTGAAGCCATGAGAACAGAAACTCAGTTTGTACGTATTACGAATGCAGGCGTGAGAGAAAGCCACGTTCATGATGTTACCATCACCAAAGAAGCACCTAATTATCGCGCAGATTAA
- the guaA gene encoding glutamine-hydrolyzing GMP synthase: protein MNKILILDFGSQYTQLIARRIREAGVYCEIHPFDMSAEKVSEFAPAGIILSGGPESVHLENTPRISNIVFDLKCPLLGICYGMQAMAHQLGGKVAASGKREYGHAQLTLQSPISKLFEKIGEKSQFAVWMSHGDKVVELPAGFAVIASSDNAPIAAMADETRRYYGIQFHPEVTHSEYGQAMIERFVLDICGAKPEWTPVNIVPKLEQAVREQVGNDEVLLGLSGGVDSSVVAALLHRAIGDKLTCVFVDNGLLRLNEASQVMATFAEHMGIKVIKVDAKEVFYEALKGIADPEAKRKVIGKTFIEIFDREAQRLPNVKWLAQGTIYPDVIESAGAHTGKAHVIKSHHNVGGLPEKMNLKLCEPLRLLFKDEVRKIGIALGLPEKMVYRHPFPGPGLGVRILGEVKESYADLLRQADAIFIECLHQFNYYHKVSQAFAVFLPVKAVGVMGDARSYEYVVALRAVETTDFMTARWAELPYELLGLASSRIINEIPGIARVTYDISSKPPATIEWE, encoded by the coding sequence ATGAATAAAATACTGATTTTAGATTTTGGTTCACAATATACACAGCTCATTGCCAGACGTATCCGCGAAGCGGGCGTCTATTGTGAAATTCACCCTTTTGATATGTCAGCAGAGAAAGTGAGTGAGTTTGCGCCTGCGGGAATTATTTTATCGGGTGGGCCAGAATCTGTTCATCTTGAGAATACACCGCGTATCTCTAACATTGTTTTTGATCTCAAATGCCCATTACTCGGGATATGCTACGGCATGCAAGCAATGGCACACCAACTCGGTGGCAAAGTAGCAGCTTCAGGGAAAAGAGAATATGGCCATGCGCAGCTGACGCTTCAATCACCCATCAGCAAGCTATTTGAAAAAATAGGTGAAAAATCACAATTTGCGGTTTGGATGAGTCATGGTGATAAAGTCGTCGAATTACCCGCGGGTTTTGCGGTAATCGCCTCAAGTGACAATGCGCCTATTGCGGCGATGGCTGATGAAACACGTCGTTATTATGGGATTCAATTCCATCCAGAAGTAACCCATTCTGAGTATGGACAAGCCATGATAGAACGATTTGTCTTAGATATTTGTGGTGCGAAGCCAGAATGGACGCCTGTGAATATCGTTCCTAAGCTTGAACAAGCTGTGCGTGAACAAGTTGGCAATGATGAAGTCTTATTAGGTTTGTCAGGCGGTGTTGATTCATCGGTTGTTGCCGCATTATTGCATCGTGCAATTGGTGACAAACTCACTTGCGTGTTTGTAGACAATGGCTTGCTACGATTAAATGAAGCCTCTCAAGTGATGGCTACCTTCGCTGAACATATGGGCATTAAAGTTATCAAAGTTGATGCCAAAGAAGTTTTTTATGAAGCGCTAAAAGGCATTGCCGATCCCGAAGCAAAGCGTAAAGTCATTGGTAAAACCTTTATTGAAATATTCGATCGTGAAGCGCAACGTTTACCGAATGTAAAATGGTTAGCCCAAGGTACGATTTATCCCGATGTTATTGAATCAGCGGGCGCGCACACGGGTAAAGCACATGTGATCAAATCTCACCACAATGTGGGTGGTTTGCCCGAAAAAATGAATTTAAAACTTTGTGAACCCTTACGTCTGTTATTTAAAGATGAAGTTCGCAAAATAGGAATAGCCTTAGGCTTGCCTGAAAAAATGGTTTATCGCCATCCCTTCCCAGGGCCAGGCTTGGGTGTGCGCATATTAGGCGAAGTCAAAGAATCTTATGCGGATTTATTGCGCCAAGCCGATGCCATTTTTATCGAATGTTTACATCAATTTAATTACTATCACAAAGTGAGCCAAGCTTTTGCGGTCTTTTTACCGGTAAAAGCGGTTGGCGTGATGGGAGATGCTAGAAGTTATGAATACGTGGTTGCACTAAGAGCTGTCGAAACCACCGACTTTATGACCGCGCGTTGGGCAGAATTACCTTATGAATTGTTAGGGCTAGCCTCTAGCCGCATTATTAATGAAATTCCCGGTATTGCCCGTGTTACCTATGACATTTCAAGTAAGCCTCCAGCTACCATCGAGTGGGAATAA
- the tadA gene encoding tRNA adenosine(34) deaminase TadA, with product MKESDEYWMRQALVLAQVAQAQGEVPVGAILVYDNQIIGEGYNSPIQQHDPSAHAEINALRHAGVKLKNYRLPKTTLYVTLEPCAMCAGAIIQARVERVVIGANDPKTGAAGSVFNILQNPALNHRVALTQGVLADECSEFLSQFFRLKRMSAIK from the coding sequence ATGAAAGAAAGCGATGAATATTGGATGCGCCAAGCGCTAGTCTTAGCGCAAGTAGCGCAAGCGCAAGGTGAAGTGCCAGTTGGTGCAATCCTTGTCTACGATAATCAAATCATCGGTGAGGGCTATAATAGCCCCATTCAACAGCACGATCCCAGCGCACACGCCGAAATTAATGCCTTACGTCACGCAGGCGTTAAGCTTAAAAATTATCGACTTCCCAAAACAACTCTGTATGTCACCTTAGAGCCTTGTGCGATGTGCGCCGGTGCGATTATTCAAGCCAGAGTAGAACGCGTGGTGATTGGCGCGAACGATCCCAAAACAGGAGCCGCAGGCAGTGTTTTTAATATTTTACAAAATCCCGCATTAAATCATCGAGTCGCGCTAACGCAAGGTGTATTAGCAGATGAATGCAGTGAATTTTTATCACAATTTTTTCGTTTAAAACGCATGAGCGCAATAAAGTAG